In Acidobacteriota bacterium, the sequence ACGATGGCGGCACCAATACTTTGCGACTGGCTTATTCCAAAGAATCGCCGGAACGAATTGCTGAAGGCATCGAAATGCTTTGCAATATTTTGAAGCAAAGTTAATCAATGGTTGTCTTCAATTCCACAATCGTTGCGCCCCAACTGCCGGCTTCCATTGGCGCGTCGCGGAACTCTTTCACATAAGCTTTATCGGCTAAAATTGAGCGCACGATTTCGCGTTGCACGCCGATGCCTTTGCCGTGAATGATGCGCAGGTATCGCACGCGGCGCGCGCAGGCTTCTTCGAGATAATCTTCCAGAACGGCGCGAATCTGTTTTGGCGGTATCGAATGCAGGTCGAGCACATCGCGAAACTCAATCACCACGGGGTCAGGAAAGGGATTCATTGGGTCGAAGTCTTCATCCGTTTCATCTGCCACATCAGTTTTTTCATCAAGCGATTCGCGATTTTGCGATGCGGCAAATACTTTACGGAAAGATTTCAGCAGAGATGCCAGCGTCATAAAGCGATTCTATTTTCTCGAAGCGGATGATGGCAATCGGCTAATGCAAGATGAACGACCAGTAGAAGATTTAGAATGAAGATTTTTACGAAAGATGATGGCGCTCAATATCAATGGACATTCCCAGCGGATGCGGCGGATTATGCGGATATTTAAACGGTGTCGCTGGTTGGGTATAGGCTGTGACGAATTGTAAAATCGGTGGGCGTGAAAAATCCGCCCCCATCCGCTCAATCCGCTGGGAAGTCACCTTCAAGTAGAGAACCTGCGCGTCTGCGAAATAATCTTCCTATCTTCGACAACAGACTATTGAGGCAACGATCCATGCTTCAACAACAAATCATCAGCAGGAATACAACCGGACTGATGCATCAAGTCAATCACCCACAACCATGTTCAGCCGATGGTTGCCAATGGTGCGGCTTTCGATTATGTTATTTCTTTAGTAATCGAAGAATAAAATCAGGTAGCACGATTGATACGATCTCACAAACAACACAAGCCGGGGTGGTGAAATTGGCAGACACGCTGGTCTTAGGAGCCAGTGCTTCGCGGCGTGCGGGTTCGAGTCCCGCCCCCGGCATCAACTCATCAAAATTTCCAGTGACAAGCGACCCCTGAACTCATCAACTTCCCGCTTGTCATTTAGTGTTTAGAAAGGCGAATAAAAAATTGAATATCACCGTTACCGATAAAGAAAAATGTCAAAAGCAATTGCATCTGGAAATCCCTGGCGAAGTGATTCGCGCCACGGTTGATCGTTTAGCAAAAAAATATTCCAAACAAATTACTATTCCAGGTTTTCGTCCGGGGCACGCGCCGATGTCAATCATTAAAACCCGTTTTCACAAAGAGCTTCGCGATGAAGCGATGGCTGAAGTGTTGCCGAATGCCTTTGATGAAGCGGTAAAAGAGCACGATTTCAAAGTCGTCTCGGAACCGCATATGCACGAAGAACCGCATTTCGGGCTGGATGATTCCTTAAAAGCGACCTTTGAATTTGAAGTTGCGCCGAGTTTCGAGCTTGCCGATTATAAGGGGCTGTCGCTGACCAGACACCTTCATGAAACCAGCGATGAAGATGTCGAAAAATTCATCAATCGGTTGCGCGAAAATCAAGCCGAACTGGTTCCTGTCGAAGAGCGTGGCGCCGAAGAAGGCGACATCGTCACTGTAACCCTTTCCGGCAAAGCTGACCTTGAATACACACCGCCCGCTGAAGAGACTGACGAAACGCCAGCGGCAGCAGAGGCTAATGCCGATGAGGCTACAGAGGCTGCGGAGGTTGAACCGTCTGAAAATGCTGAAGCGGCAGAAGCGACGCCTGAAGATGAAGCCTCAGACAAAGCGGATGAAAAAGATGATGAGGAAGAAATCATCAATGAAGTTAGCGGGGAAACTCAGGATGTTGACCTCAGCAATCCGAATACTTTGAAAGAATTCAAAGACGCGCTTGCGGGCGCAAAAGCCGGGGATACGCGCGAAGTTACTATCGTTTATCCGAAAGATTATGGCAGCCCATCGCATAAGAATCGTCGCTGGCACTACACCCTGGAAGTCAGCGCCGTGCGCACCAAAGAATTGCCGGAACTTGACGATGAATTCGCCAAAGGCGTGAATGAAAAATACAACTCGGTTGATGAAATGAACGCCGATTTCCGCCAGCAGTTTGAAGAAGCGGCAAAAAAGACTGCGGAAAATCATCTACGCGACGAGGCTTTTGATAAACTGGTTGAGGCGCATTCATTTGAAGTTCCCGAAGGCATGGTGAAAAAGCAGATGGAACAGCAGATGAGTAATTACGTAAACCAATTGATGCAGATGCAGATTGACCCGCGAGCCTTGAATCTGGATTGGAAGAAGATGTACGACGATTTCCGCCCGGCTGCGGAAAATACCATTCGCGGATTTTTTGTGCTTGACCGCATCGCGGAAAACGAAAAAATTGAAGTGACGGACGATGACCTTAACCAGGAGTTGGAGCCGCTGGCGAAGTCTATGAATCAGACGGTTGCGGCGCTGAAGGCTCGCTTGACAAGGGAAGAGGGGCTAGATACCATCAAAGGGCAGATTAAACACCAAAAAGCCCTTGATCTGGTTATCGCTTCTGCCGATGTGAAAGACGCAGAAGAAGAAACAAAGGAAGAAACAACAAGCGGCAATGAGGAGAGTCAGTCTGAAGGGTGATTGAAAACTGGGTGGTCTGCGGCTCTCTCTAGTTGCAGCCTCCACAAACCCGAAGGCACACCCCTCTGCGCCAGATTTTTCTAAGGAACAATAAGCCATCATGAGCGACTATAACAAAACCCTCGATATGCACATGGCGCTTGTGCCTATGGTTGTCGAACAGACGGCGAGAGGCGAACGCGCATTCGATATTTATTCGCGGCTGCTGAAAGACAACATCATTTTCCTAGGCACGCCGATTGACGACACGATTGCGAATTTGATTGTCGCGCAGCTTCTTTTTCTGGAAGCCGAAGACCCTGACCGTGACATTTCGCTTTACATCAACAGCCCCGGCGGTTCGATTACCGCCGGCATGGCGATTTACGATACCATGCAATTCATTCGTCCCGATGTAACGACGATTTGCATTGGTCAATGCGCCTCAATGGGCGCGCTGCTTTTGACCGCAGGCACTGCCGGTAAACGTTTCGCCCTGCCGAATTCGCGCATCCTGATTCATCAACCGTCAATGGGCGGCATATCCGGGCAAGCCACCGATATTAAAATTCATGCGGAAGAGATTTTGCGTATGCGTCAATTGACCAGTCAGATACTGGCAAAGCACACCGGGCAACCGATGGAAAAAATTGA encodes:
- the tig gene encoding trigger factor, which codes for MNITVTDKEKCQKQLHLEIPGEVIRATVDRLAKKYSKQITIPGFRPGHAPMSIIKTRFHKELRDEAMAEVLPNAFDEAVKEHDFKVVSEPHMHEEPHFGLDDSLKATFEFEVAPSFELADYKGLSLTRHLHETSDEDVEKFINRLRENQAELVPVEERGAEEGDIVTVTLSGKADLEYTPPAEETDETPAAAEANADEATEAAEVEPSENAEAAEATPEDEASDKADEKDDEEEIINEVSGETQDVDLSNPNTLKEFKDALAGAKAGDTREVTIVYPKDYGSPSHKNRRWHYTLEVSAVRTKELPELDDEFAKGVNEKYNSVDEMNADFRQQFEEAAKKTAENHLRDEAFDKLVEAHSFEVPEGMVKKQMEQQMSNYVNQLMQMQIDPRALNLDWKKMYDDFRPAAENTIRGFFVLDRIAENEKIEVTDDDLNQELEPLAKSMNQTVAALKARLTREEGLDTIKGQIKHQKALDLVIASADVKDAEEETKEETTSGNEESQSEG
- the clpP gene encoding ATP-dependent Clp endopeptidase proteolytic subunit ClpP encodes the protein MALVPMVVEQTARGERAFDIYSRLLKDNIIFLGTPIDDTIANLIVAQLLFLEAEDPDRDISLYINSPGGSITAGMAIYDTMQFIRPDVTTICIGQCASMGALLLTAGTAGKRFALPNSRILIHQPSMGGISGQATDIKIHAEEILRMRQLTSQILAKHTGQPMEKIELDVERDRILNPNQAKEYGLIDQVLVHRE
- a CDS encoding Smr/MutS family protein, yielding MTLASLLKSFRKVFAASQNRESLDEKTDVADETDEDFDPMNPFPDPVVIEFRDVLDLHSIPPKQIRAVLEDYLEEACARRVRYLRIIHGKGIGVQREIVRSILADKAYVKEFRDAPMEAGSWGATIVELKTTID